Proteins encoded within one genomic window of Phycisphaerae bacterium:
- a CDS encoding sugar phosphate isomerase/epimerase, whose amino-acid sequence MIQTRREVLAGAAAVTAGLAIGTQIRQAVAEARASGVKVSMCDWSLGKTTPEAFPLAKEIGLQGVQVSLGSPENRLWLRQPRIQEEYLEASRKSGVAISSLAMGLLNEIPLMSEPRAAIWAADAIEAAKALKVQVILLAFFGHGELKEDNATDMRRVTEVLQELAPRAEKAGVILGIESYMSAEGHLKILDQVRSDAVQVYYDFFNSHATKGYDFVKEVKLLGRKRICEVHYKEGRHLLGASGKPDWPTVVKVLKEIGYDRWATLETSSPSGNMVADTRRNLEYVRKLWAG is encoded by the coding sequence ATGATTCAGACACGGCGTGAAGTACTGGCGGGAGCGGCGGCCGTGACGGCCGGGCTGGCCATCGGGACCCAGATCCGCCAAGCGGTCGCCGAAGCCAGAGCATCCGGCGTCAAAGTGAGCATGTGCGACTGGTCCCTGGGCAAGACCACCCCGGAGGCTTTCCCCCTGGCCAAAGAGATCGGCCTTCAGGGAGTCCAGGTCAGCCTGGGCAGTCCGGAGAACAGACTCTGGCTGCGGCAGCCCAGAATCCAGGAGGAGTACCTTGAGGCCTCACGCAAGTCCGGCGTGGCCATCTCCTCGCTGGCCATGGGACTGCTCAATGAGATACCGCTCATGTCCGAACCGAGGGCGGCCATCTGGGCGGCCGACGCCATCGAGGCGGCCAAGGCCCTGAAGGTGCAGGTCATCCTGCTGGCCTTTTTTGGCCACGGCGAACTCAAGGAGGACAACGCGACCGACATGCGCCGGGTGACCGAAGTCCTGCAGGAACTAGCCCCGCGAGCGGAGAAAGCCGGCGTCATCCTCGGCATCGAGAGCTACATGTCGGCCGAGGGGCATCTGAAGATCCTCGACCAGGTTCGCTCGGACGCCGTCCAGGTCTACTACGATTTCTTCAACTCCCACGCCACCAAGGGCTACGATTTCGTCAAGGAGGTCAAGCTCCTGGGCCGCAAACGCATCTGCGAGGTGCATTACAAGGAAGGCCGCCATCTGCTGGGTGCCAGCGGCAAGCCCGACTGGCCGACCGTCGTCAAGGTCCTGAAGGAAATCGGATACGATCGCTGGGCCACACTGGAAACCTCGAGTCCCAGCGGAAACATGGTCGCCGATACACGCAGGAACCTAGAATACGTCCGGAAGCTCTGGGCGGGGTAG
- a CDS encoding 8-oxoguanine deaminase: MKTRIDHALVVTPRDKGVAVLDDCSIEFESGVITRLGQTRKTVPIPARAAIKDVRLQELHGRPLGAILFRLGLVTPEEVARALERQKTRYGVIGQMLTELAFVTESEIEFALAIQAGRGAEEEPDKEVTVIDGRGTLVTPGLVNTHHHLFQSLTRCRTDVQAATLFSWLTTLYPIWRGLCYDDLRQAAAVSLAELVVSGCTTTSDHHYLFPNGSDVRLEAILEAAEQVGIRIHACRGSMSTGRSAGGLPPDECVENEESILADCQHALLRFHDARPMSMRRIDLAPCSPFNITPELFDETRVLAAEHHVLLHTHAAETLDEERFCLERFEVRPIEYLHRHEWLADNVYLAHCVHLNDREIRLLAETHTGVAHCPSSNMRLASGVAPIRKMLDAGVKVGLAVDGSSSNDGGSILAEARQALLLQRVGGNPAGMTAQEAFRLVTAGGAAVLNRKELGRIEPGCAADLALFDLSDVAFAGAIAQDPIGALILAQPPRPRDVFVAGKRVVEAGRLCTLDGLRLVADFNRLVQRKYRA, encoded by the coding sequence GCGTGGCCGTGCTCGATGACTGCTCCATCGAGTTCGAGAGCGGCGTCATCACCCGGCTTGGCCAGACTCGAAAGACCGTGCCCATTCCGGCTCGCGCGGCCATCAAGGATGTCCGGCTCCAGGAGCTGCATGGCCGACCGCTGGGGGCGATCCTCTTCAGGCTCGGATTGGTCACCCCCGAGGAGGTTGCTCGGGCCCTCGAAAGGCAGAAGACGCGTTATGGTGTCATCGGCCAGATGTTGACGGAGCTGGCGTTCGTCACCGAGAGCGAAATCGAGTTTGCCCTGGCGATCCAGGCTGGCCGCGGTGCAGAAGAGGAGCCGGACAAGGAGGTGACGGTCATCGACGGCCGCGGCACGCTGGTGACCCCGGGGCTGGTGAACACCCACCACCACCTGTTCCAATCGCTGACCCGCTGCAGGACCGACGTTCAGGCGGCGACGTTGTTCAGCTGGCTGACGACGCTGTACCCAATCTGGCGCGGGTTGTGCTACGACGATCTGCGGCAGGCGGCAGCGGTCAGTCTGGCAGAGCTTGTCGTCAGCGGTTGCACGACCACCAGCGATCATCATTACCTGTTCCCCAACGGCAGCGATGTGCGGCTCGAGGCGATCCTCGAAGCCGCCGAACAGGTGGGCATCCGCATTCACGCCTGCCGAGGCAGCATGAGCACGGGGCGATCGGCCGGTGGGCTTCCGCCCGACGAATGCGTCGAGAACGAGGAGAGCATTCTGGCCGACTGCCAGCATGCCCTGCTTCGTTTCCACGACGCCAGGCCGATGTCCATGCGCCGGATCGACCTGGCTCCCTGTTCGCCGTTCAACATCACGCCGGAACTGTTCGACGAGACACGGGTGCTGGCTGCCGAACACCATGTTCTACTGCACACCCATGCGGCCGAGACCCTTGACGAGGAGCGGTTCTGCCTGGAACGGTTCGAAGTACGACCGATCGAGTACCTTCACCGGCACGAGTGGCTGGCGGACAATGTCTACCTGGCCCACTGCGTGCATTTGAATGATCGGGAGATCCGCCTTCTGGCGGAGACGCATACCGGCGTGGCCCATTGCCCGTCATCCAACATGCGGCTGGCCAGCGGGGTGGCACCGATCCGGAAGATGCTTGACGCGGGCGTCAAGGTCGGCCTTGCCGTGGACGGCAGTAGCAGTAATGATGGCGGCAGTATCCTCGCGGAGGCCCGACAGGCCCTGCTGCTCCAGCGGGTCGGCGGCAACCCCGCCGGTATGACCGCCCAAGAGGCGTTCCGCCTGGTGACCGCCGGCGGCGCGGCGGTACTGAACCGCAAGGAGCTGGGCAGGATCGAGCCAGGCTGCGCCGCCGACCTGGCCCTCTTTGATCTCAGCGACGTAGCCTTCGCCGGTGCCATCGCCCAGGATCCGATCGGAGCGTTGATACTGGCCCAGCCGCCCCGGCCACGCGACGTGTTCGTCGCCGGCAAGCGGGTGGTTGAAGCTGGTCGGCTCTGTACCCTGGACGGCCTCCGGCTCGTGGCGGACTTCAACCGCCTGGTGCAACGGAAGTACCGGGCGTAG
- a CDS encoding DUF1080 domain-containing protein: protein MIRGICGFAMLLVTAPTVSALKPGDAPPATQAKNQEGKTVDLGGLYGHRPVVLFFYPKSFTSGCTVEVQAFRDADKDLRAFDAAVFGVSCDEQDTQHKFCDSYRLKYDLLADKEGVVAKAFDIPVNNGLSARWTVVIGRTGKVLLIDSNVSKDIKGHPAKVVSALKQDWEQYVAGFKPLFNRKDLEGWKAIAAESDTWKVVNAELHCTGKPTCYVRTKASHKDYKLLLEFMYPEKLGNAGVLVHINGEDKVWPQSIEPNLNVDQMGKIYLIGGASLEYLKDNPSAKVDIPPGVWHRYEITCKGDTIRLALNGVVVNECRKASPSSGTIGLQSEGVPIRFRTIAVKSLVQ, encoded by the coding sequence ATGATTCGAGGCATATGCGGGTTCGCGATGTTGCTGGTGACGGCCCCCACCGTGTCCGCTCTGAAGCCTGGAGACGCGCCCCCAGCGACCCAGGCCAAGAACCAGGAGGGCAAGACCGTCGACCTGGGCGGTCTGTACGGCCATCGGCCGGTTGTCCTGTTCTTCTACCCCAAGTCCTTCACCTCCGGCTGCACGGTCGAGGTCCAGGCCTTCCGCGACGCCGACAAGGACCTGCGCGCCTTCGACGCTGCCGTCTTTGGCGTGTCTTGTGACGAACAGGACACTCAGCACAAGTTCTGCGACTCCTATAGACTCAAGTATGATCTTCTGGCCGACAAGGAAGGTGTCGTCGCCAAGGCCTTCGACATCCCTGTGAACAACGGCCTCAGCGCCCGCTGGACGGTGGTCATCGGCCGGACCGGCAAGGTGCTCCTGATCGACTCGAACGTGAGCAAGGACATCAAGGGACACCCCGCGAAGGTCGTCTCCGCTCTGAAGCAGGACTGGGAGCAGTACGTCGCCGGGTTCAAGCCGCTCTTCAACCGCAAGGACCTGGAAGGCTGGAAAGCGATCGCCGCCGAATCGGACACCTGGAAGGTAGTCAACGCCGAACTCCACTGCACCGGCAAGCCAACCTGCTACGTCCGCACCAAGGCGAGCCACAAGGACTACAAGCTGCTCCTGGAGTTCATGTATCCCGAGAAACTCGGCAACGCTGGCGTTCTGGTGCACATCAACGGCGAGGACAAGGTCTGGCCCCAGTCGATCGAGCCGAACCTGAACGTCGATCAGATGGGCAAGATCTACCTCATCGGCGGTGCATCTCTCGAGTACCTGAAGGACAATCCCTCGGCCAAGGTCGACATTCCCCCCGGCGTGTGGCACCGCTACGAGATCACCTGCAAGGGTGACACGATCCGCCTGGCGCTCAACGGTGTCGTGGTGAACGAGTGCAGGAAGGCGTCTCCGTCCTCCGGTACGATCGGCCTCCAATCCGAAGGTGTCCCCATCCGCTTCCGGACGATCGCGGTCAAGTCCCTGGTTCAGTAG